In Erythrobacter sp. KY5, the DNA window TTAAGCTCTTGCGCTTCCTCTGCAGTGAAGGCGTTGACCTTTAGCACAGTCAGGCCGGTTTCCGAATCGGTCTGCGCAGAAATCATCGACTGCGAGTACTCGTACAGGTCTTCAAAGCTGTCGCCTTGGTAAATCAGCGGGAACCGGCTCAAAAAATCAGCTTCGCTCGATGCGAAAGCACCGCGCACGTCGATTGTTTGCGATAGATCGGACAAGGCGTCGCGTGATCGCAGATATCCGATAATCTCGCTCGACTGTTCCGCGCCAGAGCCCAGCCCCGTGCCTTGGAGCAAGGTGCCCAGCGCCGAAGCGCTGGATTGTTGCCGCTCAGGCGCCTTGATGACGAAGCGGGACTCCGATTGGTAAATGTCGGCAGCAATGAACCCGAAATAGAGCGCCGCCAACAAAGTAGGCGCAATCACGCACGCGCCAAACCACCGCCAACGCCTGAGCATGGTGTAAAGCTTGGAAGTCCTTCCAGTCGCCTCTGCTTGGCGCTGCAGTTCGGGGTCATGTTGCATTTCTTAGGGTCTTAATTCAGCAAATCTGGTGAGGCGCATATCGTCGCGATGAAACAGCCGCCTGAGGATCAACGCGCCCCATAGCAGCACTATTATGAATTTCCCAAGTCGTTTCAGTAACAGCGCCGTTAAGGAGGGCATTCACAATAGCCCGAGAACCCGCCGCGCCGCCAGACTGATTGCGCGCCTTATCCCGCCTTTGCCACCAGCCACGGCTCGCAGGATGGTCTTGAAATCAGGCCGCAATGTCGCGCGGTCATCGAGGTTGCGAAAAATCGACCAGAACCGCTCACCTCCCAGCACGTGCGGCATCAGGAACACGCCGTGATAGCCAAATGCGGCATCCGGGTCTCCTGCTCTTTCGGCAGCGAACCTGTTGGCTAGCTCCACGGGCGCGAAAGTCATTCCTTGCGCTTCTAGAAAGTCGCGATTTGTCCGGCCGATTGCAATGTCCTCGGGGTGGTGCGCCTTAAATCCATCGGCGCGGCACGCTTCCAAAAGGCGGCGGCTGCGGAGCGAGAAGCCACCGTTGCCGACTTCGTGTCCGTCATCGAATTGCGGCCAGCTTGCACCGATATAGTCGTAGTCGAGAAATGCATCGTCCCATTGCGAAGCGTCGGCAATGTGCCCGTCCCACTGCACGATCAGGCAGTGCTCCGTGCGTATGTGATCGACAAGCCGGGACAGGATGAATTGAGAGTAGGCTTCGGAGGAGCGCAGCTGATCGATGGGAACGATACGAATGTCCTCAGGAACATCCGGAACCGTTCCTGAAGTGTCGAGATGGGTGAATAACAACGCCTCAGCGAACTCCGCCTGCGCGAGGCAGGCCTCCATCGCACGTATCGTCGCTTCGACGTTCGACGAGCTGACGGCGCACAGGGTTACGTTTTTTAGCGTGATGCGCTGGCCTGGATTGTCTGGAGAATGAGACATGCGACTCATGGTTACAGGCGCAAGACGAACTGCTCGCTGTAAGGGCTTAGTTCGGGGTGGTGGAAGGGGTCGTGCGCGGGTCTTTCGCCTATTTCTTCGCTCATGACAAGTTGTGTGCCCCAGCGTTCCTGCAGCGCTTCTACCTCTCGTCTCTGTCGAGCACTGCCGACAGGATCAAGATCACGGCCGCGCGATACGGATTCGTGATGTACCAATTGCGCGCGCGGCTCGTATAAGTTGTGCCATCCCTTCGCTCGTAGCCGAAGGCAAAGATCGACATCGTTGAACGACACGGCGAATTTGTCTTCGTCGTATCCTCCCACTGCGTCAAATTTGTGCCGGGAAACCACCATGCACGCCGCGGTCACCGCGCTTGCGAATTGTGGCAGATTGTGACGCTGAAAATAGCCCAGGTCTTTCGGGCGCAGCAATCGGTGTGCGTGCGCCGCCGCTCCGCCGATGCCGGTTACAACGCCGGCATGCTGAATGCGGCCATCGGGATAGAGCAACTGCGCGCCGACTGCCCCGACTTCGGGGCGGATGGCCTGGGCGGCCATGGCCTTCAGCCAACGCGGGTCCGCGATCTGAATGTCGTTGTTTAAGAAGCAGAGCAGCTCGCCCTTCGCCTCAACTGCTGCCCGATTATTGAGCGCGGAAAAGTTGAAGTCTCGATCATCGCGCAAAACGCGCGCGAAATCAGGATCGAGGCTGGCGAGGTAGTCGCGCGTCTCGGGATCGGTGGAGCCATTGTCGATCACGATGATTTCCGTGCTCTGCGGATAGTCCGTTCGCGCTAGCCCTTCGAGGCAGGTGCGCAAGAGGTCAACGCGATCGCGAGTGGGCACCAGCACACTTACGCTGGGGAGCGGCGACCCGGGTTTCGGGTGCGCCGTTGGTACGCGTGGCTCTGGCCTCTTCCGGCGATGGTGAAGCACCGTCGGGCAATGAATTACCTCACCGCCCAGTTCGCGCGTTGTGGAGATGCCGTGCTCAATGAGCGCGCGTGCCCAGTCATCGCCAGGCTCAACTCGCAAACCCGCCCGCACAATTGCAGCGCCGGTCAGGTAGTCATGGTACTGGAAAAGCTCACTATTCCAATCCGGCTTGAAATGTGGAGCTTTGCGTTGGCCTTTGCGGTCGATCAGGTCGTCATCGGCATAGATCAGGCAACCCGACTGCGGCGCAGCGTCGGCGGTGTTGCGATAGATCTTTCCGGCACGCGGATTGACACGGTCGCCGCTCGCCAGGGGCATCACCCAAAGCTCGCCTTGCTCATTCGACAGAGCGCGTAGCGCGGCATCAGCATCATGAGCTATGATCTGCGCTTCGATTCCAGCCTGTCTTAGGCTTTCGAGCGTCGCCTCCGTTCCATCGCCGTCCTCGACAAGCGCAATCAGTCGCGCCGATCCCATCTCCTCTGGCGTATCACGCTCATTTTCGCGCAAAGCCTGCCAAAGGTTATAGGCGTGCGGAGTGCTTCCCAGAATCGGAGCGAGGCGAAGCCGTGCTCGCAGCCTCTTGCCGGTTAGCCGCCAAAAGGCGCACTTTGCATAAAGCCACGGTGACAGCGCCATTGCCTGGGCATGCACCAGGAGGCGCAGATAAGCTGTTTTTCCGCTCACTTGGTGAGCAATGGACGCCACCAGTGCTCGTTGGCAAGATACCAACGCAATGTCTGTCGAAGACCTTCTTCGAAGGTTCGTTCAGCCGCATAGCCGAGTTCGCCGCGTGCCTTGGTTTCATCGATCGCATAGCGGCGATCGTGGCCTGCGCGGTCGGTTACGAACGTTTTGAGCGTGTTGGTAGGCTTGCCGTTTGCAGCGGGCGCATCGGGATAGCGCTGTGCGACGCCATCAACTTCTTCGAAGGCTCTGTCCACTTCTGCGCAGATCGCGTCGATAACTGCCATGTTCGGCAGTTCCTCGCCGCCGCCGATATTGTAGGTCTCGCCGGGCACACCCTTCGAAAGGCAGGCTTCGATACCCCGGCAATGGTCCTCAACATGCAGCCAGTCGCGCACATTCATTCCGTCGCCATAGATCGGAAGGTTCTTGCCCGACAGAGCGTTGAGCAGAAACAACGGGATCAGCTTTTCGGGATACTGGTATGGACCGTAATTGTTCGAGCAATTGGTGGTTGTCACATCCAGCCCGAACGTGTGGTGATAGGCGCGCACGAGGTGATCGGACGACGCCTTGGATGCCGAATAAGGAGAATTGGGTGCGTAAGGCGTGGTTTCGCTGAAAGCCGGGTCGTCGGCGCCGAGCGATCCGTAGACTTCGTCGGTTGAGATATGATGGAAGCGATGTTCCATGCCGTCGCCATCTAACCAGACAGCTCGTGCCGCCTTGAGCAGGCTGTTGGTCCCAAGGATATTTGTGTCGATGAACGCATCGGGACCGGTAATCGAACGGTCTACATGGCTTTCGGCGGCGAAGTGCACGATGGTTGCGATGTCGCGCTCGCGCAGCAGCTTTTCGACAAGGTCTTGATCGCGGATATCGCCCACGATCAGTTCTGCCTGCTCAACCCCTTCGATGGTTGAGCGATTGCCCGCATATGTCAGAGAGTCGAGCACGACGATCGTATCGCCGGGATGCTTGTCGGCCCAATAGTGCACGAAATTGCCGCCGATGAAGCCTGCGCCTCCGGTGATCAGCAGATTAGCCAAGTGTCTTCTCCTCGCGCAGCATCTGCCGCAGGTTTATCCGCCAGTGCGTATGTCCATCCTGAAGCAGGGCGCGGGTCTTGCTGCTGTCCAGTAACGAGAAAGCGGGGCGCGCTGCCGGTGTGGGATAGTCGGCGGTGGTGATGGGTGTGATCGGAATGGCCGCGTCGAGAAGGCCGAGCGCGAGCGCCTCTTCCTGGATCGCGACTGCAAAATCGTACCAGCTAGCGGTGCCGGCATCCGAATGGTGAAACGTGCCACTGGCGTCTTTGCTCAAGAGGCCCCAGATCGTGGCAGCAAGGCCCGGTGCCCAGGTGGGCGCACCAATCTGGTCGGCAACCACGTTGAGCGCAGGTTTTTCGCACATCAATCGAAGCATCGTTCGAACGAAGTTTGCCCCACCCGCCGTGTACACCCAAGCAGTCCGTACGAGGACGTCGCTTGCCCGAAGATGGTCCTCACCCTCTGCCTTGGTGCGGCCATAAACGGATATCGGTGCGCGTGGGTGCTCCGGCTGGTAGGCGCGAGAGCTTTGACCGTCGAATACGAAGTCTGTCGAGACGTGAACCAGCTTGCCATGATGTGCTTCACAAAGCGCCTTCACCGCACCTGCATTGATAGCGCGCGCGGTCTCCTCATCGCTCTCTGCCTTGTCGACCGCGGTGTAGGCGGCGGCGTTGATGATGATGTCCGGCGACACCTTTTGAACGAGGTCGCGAATAGCATTCGCGTCGGTCAGGTCACACTCATCGATATCGACCGCGTGCAGCTCTGTGCCGGCGGGTGCGCTGGCAACAAGCCCGCGGCCAAGCTGGCCCTTTGCGCCTGTGATCAGAACCTTCACGCAAACGCCTCCACCTGCGAAAGTGACTGACCGTCGCGATCCTTGGCCGACAGTTGTACTTGGAGCCCTGCGATTGGCCAATCGATACCAACCTCGGGATCGTCCCATGCCAGCGAATGTTCCGTCTGCGGAGCGTATGGCGCGTCGCATTTATAGAGGAAGTCGGTGTTGTCCTCTAGCGTCAGGAAGCCGTGAGCAAAGCCTTGCGGCACCCAGAACATGCGCTTGTTCTGCGCTGACAATTCAACCCCTACCCATTTGCCGAAGGTGGGCGAAGATCGCCTGAGATCGACCGCGACATCGTAAACCGCGCCGCTAACGACGCGGACCAGTTTGCCTTGTGGCCCCGGGTTCTGGAAATGCAGGCCGCGCAGCACGCCCTTTTGTGAGCGCGAATGATTGTCCTGCACGAAAGTCATGTCGAGGCCAGCGTCCGCAAACGTCTCGGCGTTCCAGCTTTCCATGAAAAAGCCTCGTTCGTCGCCGAATACCTTGGGTTCGATTATCAACGGGCCGTCGATTTCGGTTTCGATGATGTCCATTCGACTGCTGTTTATCCAATCATGGGCTGATCGAGCAGACCGAGCAGGTATTCGCCATAGCCCGACTTGCGCAGAGGCTGTGCGATCTCTTCAAGTCGCGCGTCGTCAATGAAACCCTGACGCCACGCGATCTCCTCGGGACAAGCGATCTTGAAACCCTGACGCTCCTCGGTGATGCGCACATATGTCGCCGCGTCCAGCAGAGAGGCGTGCGTTCCGGTATCGAGCCATGCAAATCCGCGACCCATTATCTCAACCGACATCGACCCCTCGTCGAGAAAAAGGCGGTTCAGGTCGGTAATTTCCAGCTCGCCGCGCGCTGACGGAGCAAGATCACGGGCACGATCGACAACTGTTTCGTCATAAAAGTACAGGCCGGTCACCGCATAGTTCGACTTGGGTGCTTGGGGCTTTTCCTCGATCGATATGGCGCGACCCGTGTCATCGAATTCGACCACCCCGAAATCTTCCGGAGAACTCACACGATAGGCAAAGACGCTCGCCCCGCTTCCGCGCTTGTTGGCGTTGCGAAGCAGCTCGGGAAGCCCGTGGCCATAAAAGATATTGTCTCCGAGGATCAGCGCGCTCGGGCCCCCACGAACGAAATCCGCGCCAATATGATAAGCCTGAGCAAGCCCTTCTGGCCGGGGTTGCTCAGCATAGCTCAGATTGACCCCGAGATCCGAACCATCGCCGAGCACGCGTTGGAACTGTGCGGCATCGTCGGGCGTGGTGATGATAAGGATATCGCGAATGCCCGTCAGCATCAGTGTGCTGAGCGGATAGTAGATCATCGGCTTATCGAAGACAGGCATCAATTGCTTCGATACGCCCTTTGTAAGCGGATAAAGCCGAGTGCCTGATCCACCGGCCAGGATTATACCTCTTCTAGGCTGGGAACTCACTGCCACTTCCTAAGTAAATGCTACCGTAACTGCAGGCGCGCGCTTCGCAGCATCGCGGTTGAGGGTCAACAACGATGATCGAAACCCGTATCCATTGATTGCTCGATTGAAGGGATTAACCGGCTTCGATCTAACTGGCCACGCCGGCGGAAATCAGCAGAGTTTCTCTGGCGGCCCCAAAGTCCAGCGAGACGAGGTCGGGCGCAAGTCCACATTCACCAGGGGCAATCGTTGCCTGCCCGCCCTTCGCGCCAACCGTGCCGCTCAGAGGCAGAATTAGGAACGGCCCGTGGTGAGATGCAAGTGTGGCTTCGCTAGGCTCACCCTCGATCCGGTCCATCCGGAAAAACGGAGCGTCGATCAGCGTTTGTCCGCGTTCGGATAGATTGCTGTGCAGGTCCGGCGAGTACGGCGAGCAGTTGGCAACCGCTATCGCGCGCTCCAGATGAAGTGCGCGCGGCCTTCCATAATCGTAAAGCCTGAAAGTCGTGGAGCTTGTCTGTTGGACCTCGACCAGCGTCACGCCCGGCCCGATTGCGTGCACAGTGCCCGCCGGGAGGTAGAAGATGTCGCCCTCTTTTGCCGGATGCCACATCAGCATCTCTTCGATGGATCCATCGACCGCTGCGCGCTCAATGTCGTGACGACTAAACTCTTTCTTGAAGCCGATAGCGAGTTTTGCGTCCTCCTGCGCTGCGATGACCAGCCAGCATTCTTCCTTGCCAGCTTCACCGGGCAAAGCATCCGCGTCAGAGGGATGAACCTGAACCGAAAGCTTTTGTGAGGTGAAGAGGTACTTGACGAGAATGTCTGGCATCTCTTCGGGCGGCTCAAACCAGATTTCGCCGATCCGCGCGCCCGCCGGTGCAGAGAACGGGGCTGGGAGCGTATCGCAGCCCCATATCTTCTCTACTAACCGGGTTGCGAGATGGCGGGTTTCCAGCGGCACTATGCTTCACCCTGAAAGAGCGCTCCGGGAAGCTTGCCAACCATCTGCGCCTTGTCTCGAGAAGTCACGAGCACCTCGTCACCATTGACTACGACACAGACATTATCCAGCCCGATGACAGAAATCCGAGGCCCGTCGGAAAAAGCGAGCACATCATTGCATTCAAGAAAATCGGCCGGACCTCTTGCCAGATTGCCCTCTTTTCCGAGACCGTCATTTGCATCGCAGATCGTCTTCGCAAGTGAATCCCAGTCGCCGATATCGGACCACCCCATGTCGGCACCGACCATCGCTGCGCGCGACGTATTTTCCATCACGGCATAGTCGATCGATTCTCCCGTGATCTTTTCGAGGGGTGCTGCGGCTGGGCGGAAGGATGTTTCGGTGTTCTGGCCATTATCGATGCTCTTTTCGACCAAGGCTGCCATTTCAGGCCGATGGCGGTTCAACTCTTTCAGCAAGAACCCGGCGCGGAAGGCAAAGATGCCTGCATTCCATTTGAATTGACCCGAAGCGAGAAACTGTTTCGCGGTCTCGAGGTCAGGTTTTTCGACGAATTTCGCGATCCGATGCCCACCGGTCAACGGGTCCCCGGTCTGTAGGTAGCCATAACCTGTCGCGGGACCGGTTGGCTCGATAGCAAGCGACACAAGCCAATCCTGCGATGCAAGCCGCGATGCCGCGAAAACGGAGGAATGAAAGGCATCGACATTCGAAATGTGATGATCGCTTGGGCAGACCAGCATTATGTCGTCAGGCGGCAAGGTATGAGCTGCCAGCGCTATCGCCGCCGCCGTGTTGCGTGCGCACGGTTCGATCACGATCCGGACATCGCCCGAAGCCTGACTGGCGACAAGACTGGAATGCGCTTCTCCGGCCACGACCGTCGGCGCCGCAAAGCGGTTGGGATCCGACACCCTGTCGATGCTTTGCTGAAAAAGCGTTCGGTCACCCAATAAAGGCAGAAACGGTTTTGGAAACGAGTTTCTGCTGACCGGCCAAAGGCGCGTGCCACCGCCACCGCACAAGATCACCGGATGGATAGGGTTGTCGACACTCACGCAGGTGGCCTCAAATAGTTTACCAACGTGCTGGGTCTAATAGACGCGGACCGGTTATGGTATCCTTTAAGAACCGAAATGGTGCCAGCAGTCATTCCCTTGGTAGGCTTGTACAGCGATAGGTGAATAACGCCATGGGACGGAAGCATGCGCGCGTCATGCGTGAGTCCCAGAACTCTCCCCCGAGGATACCGCGGCCAGCGTGACGGGATTGTTTCACTCTGGTCGATACTGTCAAAAAACGGTTATCCACGTGTCGCAACCGCGTAAAGCCAAGCCACTAGGCGAAGCCCTCATCAGGTAAAGACCGATGGGGGACCCATGCTCAATAACAGACTTCTCGTATCCGCAGGTGCATTCGCGCTGGCTACTGCAATCGCTGCTCCTGCCATGGCGGGCGAAGTCCGGGGGATTGTCGCCGATGCTGGCGACACCGACGCCCTGCAGGCCGCCGAAGTCCGCATTGAAGAGCTTGGTCGTCGCACCACAACATCGCGCGACGGCAGCTATGTCTTTTCCGACGTGCCCGAAGGCAGCTACACCGTGACCGCCAGCTATGTCGGTGCTGAACCGGTCAGCTTCACCATTGCCGTCCCGCGCGAAGGCCGGGTCACGCAGAACTTTGCCCTTGGGCAGAGCGGTTCTCAGATCCTCGTTATCGGCCAGAGTGCAAGCCAAGCATCGGCCCTGTCGCGCAAACGCTCGGCCGATGGCGTTTCGGATGTGCTGACCCGCGATTCCATCGGCCAGTTTCCCGATCAGAACGTCGCCGAAAGCCTGCGGCGTTTGCCGGGTGTCAATGTCCTCAACGATCAGGGGGAGGGGCGCTTCGTTGCGGTGCGCGGTCTCGACCCCAATCTCAACGCCACGTCGATCAATGGCGTGCGCATCCCATCACCCGAAGGCGACATTCGTGCGGTCGCGCTCGATGTGGTTTCAAACGAGATCATCGAATCGATCGAAGTGAAGAAATCTCTCACCCCCGACATGGACGCCGACACGATCGGCGCGTCGATCGAGATCAACACGACCAGCGCCTTCGACCGCCGCGAAGACCTCTATGTGCTGCGTATCGGCGGCAGCTACAATGACCTGCGCGACGAACTGACACCGGATCTTGGCGCAAACTTCGCAACGCGCCTGACCGAGAATTTCGGCGTGAGCGGCGGTCTCACATTCTACAATCGCGAATTCCAGACCGACAATATCGAGGCCGACGACTGGACCGAGGATGGCGGGCTGATTTACGCCGAAGAAGTGCAATATCGCGACTATCTGGTCGAGCGCGAACGGATCAGCGCCTCGCTTGGCTTTGACTTGCGCGTCGGCGACACGACCGAGCTTTACCTGCGCGGCGTCTGGAGCCAGTTCGACGATCAGGAATTCCGTCGCCGCCTCGTCTTCAAGCTTGAGGATGCAAATGTCTCGGGCAGCGGGCTCGCCCCTCAGTTCGACGATGCCGACGCCCTGATCGAAGTCGAACGCGACGTTAAAGACCGCTTCGAACGCCAGCGTATCCGCACCCTAACTTTTGGCGGCGAAAGCGATTTTGGCGGCCTCGATGCAGAGTATTCTGTCAGCTGGGCCAAATCGACCGAGTTCGAAAATGGCAGTGTGGACCCGACGATTTTCCTCGGCGAATTCGAAGACAGCGGGCTTTCGCTCGGCTTCGACTACGGCGACGAACGCCGCCCCGCGTTTAATATCACCGGAAACAGCGCGGGCTTCTTTGATCCGACCCTCTATGCGCTGGACGAGGTTGAGTTCACCGCGCTCTCTGACGCGGAAGATGAAGAATTCGCCGGG includes these proteins:
- a CDS encoding DUF5672 family protein gives rise to the protein MSHSPDNPGQRITLKNVTLCAVSSSNVEATIRAMEACLAQAEFAEALLFTHLDTSGTVPDVPEDIRIVPIDQLRSSEAYSQFILSRLVDHIRTEHCLIVQWDGHIADASQWDDAFLDYDYIGASWPQFDDGHEVGNGGFSLRSRRLLEACRADGFKAHHPEDIAIGRTNRDFLEAQGMTFAPVELANRFAAERAGDPDAAFGYHGVFLMPHVLGGERFWSIFRNLDDRATLRPDFKTILRAVAGGKGGIRRAISLAARRVLGLL
- a CDS encoding glycosyltransferase, coding for MASIAHQVSGKTAYLRLLVHAQAMALSPWLYAKCAFWRLTGKRLRARLRLAPILGSTPHAYNLWQALRENERDTPEEMGSARLIALVEDGDGTEATLESLRQAGIEAQIIAHDADAALRALSNEQGELWVMPLASGDRVNPRAGKIYRNTADAAPQSGCLIYADDDLIDRKGQRKAPHFKPDWNSELFQYHDYLTGAAIVRAGLRVEPGDDWARALIEHGISTTRELGGEVIHCPTVLHHRRKRPEPRVPTAHPKPGSPLPSVSVLVPTRDRVDLLRTCLEGLARTDYPQSTEIIVIDNGSTDPETRDYLASLDPDFARVLRDDRDFNFSALNNRAAVEAKGELLCFLNNDIQIADPRWLKAMAAQAIRPEVGAVGAQLLYPDGRIQHAGVVTGIGGAAAHAHRLLRPKDLGYFQRHNLPQFASAVTAACMVVSRHKFDAVGGYDEDKFAVSFNDVDLCLRLRAKGWHNLYEPRAQLVHHESVSRGRDLDPVGSARQRREVEALQERWGTQLVMSEEIGERPAHDPFHHPELSPYSEQFVLRL
- the rfbB gene encoding dTDP-glucose 4,6-dehydratase; protein product: MANLLITGGAGFIGGNFVHYWADKHPGDTIVVLDSLTYAGNRSTIEGVEQAELIVGDIRDQDLVEKLLRERDIATIVHFAAESHVDRSITGPDAFIDTNILGTNSLLKAARAVWLDGDGMEHRFHHISTDEVYGSLGADDPAFSETTPYAPNSPYSASKASSDHLVRAYHHTFGLDVTTTNCSNNYGPYQYPEKLIPLFLLNALSGKNLPIYGDGMNVRDWLHVEDHCRGIEACLSKGVPGETYNIGGGEELPNMAVIDAICAEVDRAFEEVDGVAQRYPDAPAANGKPTNTLKTFVTDRAGHDRRYAIDETKARGELGYAAERTFEEGLRQTLRWYLANEHWWRPLLTK
- the rfbD gene encoding dTDP-4-dehydrorhamnose reductase → MKVLITGAKGQLGRGLVASAPAGTELHAVDIDECDLTDANAIRDLVQKVSPDIIINAAAYTAVDKAESDEETARAINAGAVKALCEAHHGKLVHVSTDFVFDGQSSRAYQPEHPRAPISVYGRTKAEGEDHLRASDVLVRTAWVYTAGGANFVRTMLRLMCEKPALNVVADQIGAPTWAPGLAATIWGLLSKDASGTFHHSDAGTASWYDFAVAIQEEALALGLLDAAIPITPITTADYPTPAARPAFSLLDSSKTRALLQDGHTHWRINLRQMLREEKTLG
- the rfbC gene encoding dTDP-4-dehydrorhamnose 3,5-epimerase, whose translation is MDIIETEIDGPLIIEPKVFGDERGFFMESWNAETFADAGLDMTFVQDNHSRSQKGVLRGLHFQNPGPQGKLVRVVSGAVYDVAVDLRRSSPTFGKWVGVELSAQNKRMFWVPQGFAHGFLTLEDNTDFLYKCDAPYAPQTEHSLAWDDPEVGIDWPIAGLQVQLSAKDRDGQSLSQVEAFA
- the rfbA gene encoding glucose-1-phosphate thymidylyltransferase RfbA translates to MSSQPRRGIILAGGSGTRLYPLTKGVSKQLMPVFDKPMIYYPLSTLMLTGIRDILIITTPDDAAQFQRVLGDGSDLGVNLSYAEQPRPEGLAQAYHIGADFVRGGPSALILGDNIFYGHGLPELLRNANKRGSGASVFAYRVSSPEDFGVVEFDDTGRAISIEEKPQAPKSNYAVTGLYFYDETVVDRARDLAPSARGELEITDLNRLFLDEGSMSVEIMGRGFAWLDTGTHASLLDAATYVRITEERQGFKIACPEEIAWRQGFIDDARLEEIAQPLRKSGYGEYLLGLLDQPMIG
- a CDS encoding class I mannose-6-phosphate isomerase, coding for MPLETRHLATRLVEKIWGCDTLPAPFSAPAGARIGEIWFEPPEEMPDILVKYLFTSQKLSVQVHPSDADALPGEAGKEECWLVIAAQEDAKLAIGFKKEFSRHDIERAAVDGSIEEMLMWHPAKEGDIFYLPAGTVHAIGPGVTLVEVQQTSSTTFRLYDYGRPRALHLERAIAVANCSPYSPDLHSNLSERGQTLIDAPFFRMDRIEGEPSEATLASHHGPFLILPLSGTVGAKGGQATIAPGECGLAPDLVSLDFGAARETLLISAGVAS
- a CDS encoding mannose-1-phosphate guanylyltransferase; this encodes MHPVILCGGGGTRLWPVSRNSFPKPFLPLLGDRTLFQQSIDRVSDPNRFAAPTVVAGEAHSSLVASQASGDVRIVIEPCARNTAAAIALAAHTLPPDDIMLVCPSDHHISNVDAFHSSVFAASRLASQDWLVSLAIEPTGPATGYGYLQTGDPLTGGHRIAKFVEKPDLETAKQFLASGQFKWNAGIFAFRAGFLLKELNRHRPEMAALVEKSIDNGQNTETSFRPAAAPLEKITGESIDYAVMENTSRAAMVGADMGWSDIGDWDSLAKTICDANDGLGKEGNLARGPADFLECNDVLAFSDGPRISVIGLDNVCVVVNGDEVLVTSRDKAQMVGKLPGALFQGEA
- a CDS encoding TonB-dependent receptor encodes the protein MLNNRLLVSAGAFALATAIAAPAMAGEVRGIVADAGDTDALQAAEVRIEELGRRTTTSRDGSYVFSDVPEGSYTVTASYVGAEPVSFTIAVPREGRVTQNFALGQSGSQILVIGQSASQASALSRKRSADGVSDVLTRDSIGQFPDQNVAESLRRLPGVNVLNDQGEGRFVAVRGLDPNLNATSINGVRIPSPEGDIRAVALDVVSNEIIESIEVKKSLTPDMDADTIGASIEINTTSAFDRREDLYVLRIGGSYNDLRDELTPDLGANFATRLTENFGVSGGLTFYNREFQTDNIEADDWTEDGGLIYAEEVQYRDYLVERERISASLGFDLRVGDTTELYLRGVWSQFDDQEFRRRLVFKLEDANVSGSGLAPQFDDADALIEVERDVKDRFERQRIRTLTFGGESDFGGLDAEYSVSWAKSTEFENGSVDPTIFLGEFEDSGLSLGFDYGDERRPAFNITGNSAGFFDPTLYALDEVEFTALSDAEDEEFAGRLDLGYDFVSDGGVFRIQGGVKARLREKQFEGTIEFYERDDYFLSDVLGEGPSNTLANLAPLPGLTEASDFFFANRNSFDLIQPDSAIDSANEDYTVEEDIVASYLLGRWESDDLLVIGGVRYERTDNTLNGFTTRLDDVGDDEIVTVTPLLFERDYDHWLPSVNLRYAAQPDLILRFAGYRSLVRPNFEQLAPRVEIDEDQEAVIGNPLLQPTTAWNLDASLEYYMTNNGAITAAVFYKDLDDYIVGVTFDSPGSFLGTDFEEAESFINGESAEIFGVELGFYQQLDFLPAPFDGFLVQANYTYTDAEGAVIDGEIGAPGDTPTFRNIELPATSEHTFNAVLGYEKGPISLRLAGTYRDGFLDEINADGPDFDRFVDDHFQLDFTARYQVLDQVQLYFEWININDAEFFAFNNLGGRQNNLQYEEYSWTMKGGVRLTF